In Mycolicibacterium nivoides, the DNA window GCACCTGGTTCACCGCGCTGAAGCCGATCGCCAACAACTTCGGGCCGGTCGCCCTGCCGCCGACCGATCCCCGCTATGTCGACGGCGGCCCCGGCTCAGTGGTGCCCACCGTGAACGGCCTGGACGAGACGGCCGCGCGCCAGCGGCTCAAGGAGTCCGGATTCCAGGTGGCCGACGGCGCCGCCTCGGTCAACAGCAGCTCGCGCTACGGCACCGTGGTCGGCACTTCGCCCGCCGGGCAGACGATTCCGGGCTCGATCATCACCATCCAGATCAGCAACGGGATCCCGCCGGCCCCGCCGCCGCCCCCGGTGGCGTTCCCGTTCCCGGGTGGCCCGCCGCCGGAGATCGGTCAGACAGTGGTCGAGATCCCCGGGCTGCCTCCGATCACCGTGCCGGTGCTCGGGCCTCCGCCACCCCCGTGACGGCCGGATCGCAGTAGGCTTGCCTGCATGTCAGTGAAGAAGGCAGCTGCCGTCACCGCCGGTTCGTTGGTTGCCGGGATCGGCTATGCGTCCCTCATCGAGCGCAATGCGTTCGTGCTGCGGGAAGCGACCATGCCGGTACTGGCCCCGGGCTCGTCGCCCCTGCGCGTGCTGCATCTCTCCGATCTCCACATGCGTCCCAACCAGCGCCGCAAGCAGGCCTGGCTGCGTGATCTGGCTCGCCTTGAGCCCGACCTGGTGGTCAACACCGGCGACAATCTGGCCCACCCGAAGGCCGTGCCTGCCGTCGTGCAGTCATTGAGTGACCTGCTTTCGGCACCCGGCCTGTTCGTGTTCGGCAGCAACGACTATTTCGCGCCGCGGCTGAAGAACCCGCTGAACTACGTCACCAACCCGCAGCACCGGACGCACGGTGAGCCGCTGCCGTGGCAAGACCTGCGCGCGGCCTTCACCGAGCGTGGCTGGCTCGACATGACCCACATCCGCCGCGACATCGAGGTGGCCGGGCTGCACATCTCGGTGGCCGGCGTCGACGATCCGCATCTCAAGCGCGACCGTTACGACACCATCGCCGGCCGGGCCAACGGAGCGGCCAACCTGACACTCGGCCTCACCCACTCCCCCGAACCTCGGGTGCTGGACCGCTTCGCGGCCGACGGCTATCAGCTGGTGCTGGCCGGGCATACCCACGGCGGGCAGCTGTGCCTGCCGTTCTACGGGGCCATCGTCACCAACTGCGAGCTGGACCGGTCCCGGGCCAAGGGCGCCTCGAAGTGGGGATCGCACATGCAGCTGCATGTGTCGGCGGGCATCGGCACGTCGCCGTTCGCGCCCGTGCGGTTCTGCTGCCGCCCCGAGGCCACTCTGCTGACGCTGGTCGCGGCGCCGACCGGAGGCGGGCACGTCGGGATCAGGGCCGGGCAATCCAGCCCGACCGTCTCGGCCCGGTGAGCGAACCTGGCTGTACCGCGTCGCGCCCCCGGCCCCGCCGGTGGGTCGACAATGCGGTGCGGCTGATCGAGGCCGATTCCAAGCGCAGCGCCGACACCCATCTGCTGCGTTATCCGCTGCCCGCCGGGTGGCGCGAGGAAGTGGATGTCGCGCTGTATCTCAAGGACGAGTCCACCCACATCACCGGCAGCCTCAAGCACCGGCTGGCCCGTTCCCTGTTCCTGTACGGGTTGTGCAACGGCTGGATCGGTGAGGGCACCACGATCATCGAGGCGTCCTCGGGGTCGACGGCGGTGTCCGAGGCCTACTTCGCGGCGCTGCTCGGTCTGCCGTTCATCGCGGTGGTGCCCGCCTCGACCAGCGGATCGAAGATCGCGCTGATCGAAGCCCAGGGTGGCCGTTGCCATTTCGTCGCCGAGTCGTCGCAGGTGTATGCCGAGGCGCACAGGTTGGCCGAGGAGACCGGCGGGCATTACCTGGACCAGTTCACCAACGCCGAGCGGGCCACGGACTGGCGCGGCAACAACAACATCGCCGAGTCGATCTATGAGCAGATGCGCCTGGAACCGCATCCGGTCCCGGAGTGGATCGTGGTGGGGGCAGGCACCGGCGGCACCAGCGCGACGATCGGCCGCTACATCCGCTACCGCAGGCATGCCACGCAGCTGTGTGTCGTCGACCCGGAGAATTCGGCGTTCTTCCCCGGCTACGCACAGGGCCGCGACGACGTCGTCACTGGTGCGTCCTCACGTATCGAGGGCATCGGCAGGCCGCGGGTGGAGCCGTCGTTTCTGCCCGGGGTCGTCGATCGCATGATCGCCGTGCCCGACAGCGGGTCGGTGGCCGCGGCACACCACGCGAGCCGGGTGCTGGGTCGCCGGGTCGGGCCGTCGACGGGAACCAATCTTTGGGGCGCGTTCCAGCTGCTGGCCGAGATGGTCGCGCACGGCCGCAGCGGGTCGGTGGTGACCCTGCTGGCCGACAGCGGCGACCGCTACGCGGACACCTACTTCGATGCGGACTGGCTCAGCGCCCAGGGGCTGGACACCTCGGAGTCCTCCGAGGTGCTCTCGGAGTTCGAGCGGTCGGGCAGCTGGTCCTGATCGGTCTCGGCCGTCAGGAACAGCCACAACGCTGCCAGGGCGAAGAACCCCAGGTAGATGAAGGCGCCCAAGACGGTCATGAGTACTCCAGTCGATTCCGGTGATGTCATTGTGTAGAACACCACCGACACGCCTATTGCTTCCCGTTCCCGGGCAGTGACGTACGCCGCGGGGACCGTTTGGCTTTCGAGGTACCCGGTGCGATAGGCTGTCGAAGCTTCACGCGGGGTGTGGCGCAGCTTGGTAGCGCGCTTCGTTCGGGACGAAGAGGTCGTGGGTTCGAATCCCGCCACCCCGACTCGTGGGTTCACAGGTGAGAGGCCCTGACTGGATATCCAGTTCGGGGCCTTCTTGCTTGCGGCTTCCTTGGACGCCTGCTGCACCGGAAAGGTGTGGCGTCGACTCTCTCTTTAGGATCTGGGGTGAGACCCGACGCGCGACCCAGCATCTCAGACCGCGCAGATCTGAGGATTGCATGGCTGTTCCCGCCTCCAAAGGCGAGCTCCTCTCCGCGATCGAGAAGACCTTCACACAGCTCAGCGGCGACCTCGACCGAGTTCCACCCGAGGCCGCCCGAGAGCCTGTCCTAGAGGGGCACGTCAAGAGCACCATGATGAGTCCCGCGGACTTGGTGGCTTATTTGATCGGCTGGAATCAGCAAGTCCTCACCTGGCATCGTTGCCGCGCTGCGGGATTGCCCGACCAGCTCCCCGCCCCCGGAATCAAATGGAACGAACTCGGACTGCTCGCCCAGCGCTACTACGCCGAACACCAAAATGACAGCTGGGACAGCCTGCGCACTCAACTCGTTGACGCGAAGAACCGGATCGTCACGCTGATTCAGAGCTACTCCAACGACGATCTCTACGGCGAACCCTGGTATGGCAAATGGACCATGGGCCGCATGATCTCGTTCAACACCTCATCGCCGTACACCAATGCCCGCGGCCGCATCAGAGCCTGGCTCGCCACCCTCTGACATCGGACAGGCGTTTACCTGATCAGAACCAGCGGGCGTGCATCTGTTCCAGGAACTGCCGGGTCACCGGATACCCCGAGCGGTCGGCGATAACGCTGTCGATTCCGCATCGGGGACACAGGGCCGTCCGGCCACCGTCGGTCCAGTCGGCAATCTCACTGGGCGGATAGATAGCCAGGCAGTAGAAGCATCCACACCCGGCCGAATCGGCGAGTAACGCACTGTTGCGGCTGCTGTGCCGGTGAGCGTCGTCAACGTCACTCATGCGGATGGCCCTTCTTCCCGTGGCCCTTGCCATTCCCATGGCCGTTGCCGATCCCGGGACCCTGGTCCCCCTCGTCCTCGGGCACCGTCGGCGTGAACGTCGGGATGCTCGTCGCGGCAGGCACGGTCGGCTCGACAGAAGTGGTCACCGGCGTGACCGGCGCGCGCTGCGGCGGCGGGTCGGCGATCAGCAGGATGGCCGCGAGGATGACGCCTGCCAGAAGAGCCTTGAGCTCCTTGTCCTCACTCGGCCGCGGCCAGAATGGTCACCGCGGCGCATCCGGTGCCGAACAGCAGGTCAATGCACTGTTCGGCCAGGGTCGCGCGCCCAACGGGACCATCGAGCGAGCCATTGCGTTCGCCAAAGCTCAGCTGGGTGAGCCGTATCGTCTGGGCGCGAATGGTCCTGATGTCTGGGACTGCTCGTCGTTGGTCCAAAAGGCCTATGCGAGTGCGGGGGTTTCGTTGCCGCGCACGACATATGAGCAGATTGGTGTTGGTATGCCGGTGTCGCGCAGCGATATACGAGCCGGGGACATCATCCTGCAGAATTTCTCGGCGCCCGGCGTTCCTGAGCATGTGGCGCTGGCCGTATCGCCGACGATGCAGATTGAAGCGCCGAATTCGCGCGAGGTAGTGAAGTACTCGCCGATACCCTCGGGCCCCATCGTGGTCAAGCGGGTCGCCTGACACCGATCAGCCTCGGTCACTGGGCGCAGTGATCGGGCGGGATTCGATGGATTTTGGTGTGGTTGAGGGTGCTGGCCACCGTTAGTTTGGGGATACGCGATTGCGTTCGCCTGGGGCGGACGGGGAGGTAGACGGGGTGGCTGAGCAGCAAGAACCGGATCAGAACGCGACTTCAGGTGGGTCGCGGTGGCGGGGCCGCGGGCTGGGCTATGCAACTCGGGTGCAGGTGACCGCGCACCAGTTCAATGCGCGGCGTGCCGTCACGGCATTGACCCGCTGGTATGTCGGTATGGAGTCCGATCAGCATCGCAGGCAGTCGATGGCTCATCTGGCCGGTGCGACCGTCGTGGTGGTGATCTGCCTGGGTGCCTTGTTTTGGTCGTTTCTGCGGCCGGCGGGATCGGCGGGGCAGTCCAAGATCATTGCCGACCAGAACACGAACGCGCTGTATGTGCGGGTCGGCGACACCTTGCGTCCTGTTCTGAATCTGGCGTCGGCGCGGTTGATCGCGGGATCTGCGGACAACCCTGTGCGGGTCCGCAACAGTGAGATCGAGTCGCGGCCGCGGGGAACACTGGTGGGTATCCCCGGCGCACCGGACCAGCTGGCTGTGACCTCGCCGCCCAAATCGTCGTGGCTGGTGTGCGATGCGGTCACGAAGGCGTTCGGCGCCGGCGCCCCAGAGCCGGTGACGGTGACCGTGATTGACGGTCAGCCTGACCTATCTGACCGCCGGCGGGTGCTCGACCCGCAGGATGCGGTGCTGCTGCGCTATGACGACGGTGTGTGGCTGATCCGCGACGGCCGCCGCTCCAAGGTTGACCCGGCCCAGCGCCCAGTCCTGCTGGCGCTGGGGGTGAGCGCCGACAACATCTCCTCGGCGCGGCCGATGAGCAAAGCGTTGTTCGATGCGATCCCGGTCGGATCGGCTCTGTCGGTGCCGATGATTCCCAAACTCGGTGAGCCAGCGGGCTTTCCGAAGGCCCCGGGCCCGGTGGGAACGGTGGTGTCGACTCCGCAGGTCGGCGGTGACCTCACGTACTCGGTGGTGCTGGCCAACGGAATGCAGACCGTCTCGCCGGTGGTGGCGCAGATCTTGCAGAACGCGAACGGAACGGGCGCGGGGATGCCGGTCCTGGCCGGCCCCGCGCTCGCTGACCTTCCTGTCACCGACAGCTTGGATGTCTCGGCCTATCCGGATCAACGGTTGCGGCTGGTGGACACCGAGGCGAACCCGGCTACGTGTTGGTGGTGGCAGAAGACGATCGGGGAGGGCCGTGCGCAGACGTCGCTGGTGTCGGGCCCGACGGTGCCGATCGCGGCCGACAAAGTGGACAGGGTCGTGGCCAGAGCCAAGCCTGATCCGTCCGGCGCATTGGCCGACAAGGTGTACTTCGGGCCGGATGCGGCGAACTACGTGGCCTCCACGGGCAACGATCCCGCCGCGGCAACCGTGGAAACGCAGTGGTTCATCTCGGAGTGGGGTGCCCGTTTCGGGGTGCCCCGCGATCAGGAGACAGAGCGCGCGCTGGGATTTGGCACAGCGACCATCCCGGCTCCGTGGGTGGTTCTCAAGTTGTTGACGCTGGGCCCGGTGTTGTCGAAAGCGGATGCGGCGGTAACCCATGACATTTTGCCGACAGATCAGCAGCCAGGGGAATTGAGGCAGCCGAAGTGAAAAAGAGTTTTGGTCGCGAAACGGTTCTTGAGGCCCCGCGCAAAATCACGCCCAGGCAGATCAATCTGCTCGCTCCGTTGAAAGTACCTGTGCCCGAGGGCAAGCCGTGGTGGCTGGTCGTGGTGGCCATCGGCGTCATCGGCTTGGTCGGTGGCATCGTGGTGGTCTCGTTCGCTAGCGGTGCAAGAACCTTCAACGGGGTAGGTGCGCTGTTTCCGATCATGATGGTCGGCGGCATCATCGCGATGCTGTTCGGTAGCCGGTTCGGCGGGGGCAACCAGATGTCGCGAGGCAAGATGGATGCCCTACGCGCCCAGTTCATGGTGAAACTTGATGACCTGCGGCGCGACTCGGACCGGGCCGCAGATGATCTGGATGAGAACTTCCGCTGGTATCACCCGCCGACGTCGACGTTGGAAGCCGCACTCGGTGGACGCAGGATGTGGGAACGCAGCCCGGCCGGCCGCGATACCTGGTTCGGCGTCATTCGGGTGGGTGTGGGTATGACGTCGTTGAAGCAGGCGCAAGCGGTGTCCTTCGCCGAGCCGGCCGACATGCCCACCGATATCGAGATGGAGCCCGCGACCGGGGTTGCGCTGCAGGAGTTCGTTCGCGCCCAGCAGGTCACCTATGGAACACCGGCGTTGATTTCACTGCTCGTCGAGCCGGGTTGGCGGCTGGATGGCGATCGTGAGCGCGCGCTGGCGTTGATGCGGGCCATTGTGTGCCAGATGGTGTTCTCTCATGGGCCCGATCACCTGCAGCTGATCGCTGTCACCGATGACGTCGAGGAGTGGGATTGGCTCAAGTGGCTTCCCCATGTCGCCGACAACCGCGTCCAGGACGCCGCCGGCGGGTTGCGGATGGTCTACCCGTCGGTGCGGGACTTCTACGATGCGCAATACGGTGCTGTTCTGCAGGGCCGCGACCGGTTCAATCCGCGCCACGGCGCGGCCAAAGATCAGATCCAGCCGCTTCCGCACACGGTGATCATCAGCGACGTGTCCGATGGGTCCACGTGGAGCTCGTTGATCAACCCTGATGGTGTCGCGGGTGTCACGGTATTCGACCTACGCGGCGTGGTGCCCACGAGCGCAAATCCGCAGCGGCTGCTGCGGGTGAGTCCGACCGGCGATGTCGACGCGGTCCCGCGCGATCTCAACACCTTCGCCCCCGAACTCGACAACGAGCCGACATTCTTCGCCCGCGCCGACCAGATGAACCGGGAAGAGGCAGAGAATTTCGCGCTTGGCATGGCGCGGCAGCGGCTCTCTCAGGCGTACGAAATGATCGATGTCGCTGAGGATCCGAGCAACGGGCCGGCTCGCGACATCCTCAGCTACTACGACATTGATGACCCCGCGAACATCAACTTCAACGCGTTGTGGGGTTCGCGCAGAGACATCTTGTCCGAGGACCGGATGATCGCTCCGTATGGCACGCGAGCAGACACCGGGGAGCTGCTGACACTCGACATCAAGGAGACTGCCGCCGGCCCACACGGAATCATGGTCGGCA includes these proteins:
- a CDS encoding cytoplasmic protein, which codes for MSDVDDAHRHSSRNSALLADSAGCGCFYCLAIYPPSEIADWTDGGRTALCPRCGIDSVIADRSGYPVTRQFLEQMHARWF
- a CDS encoding ClbS/DfsB family four-helix bundle protein; translated protein: MAVPASKGELLSAIEKTFTQLSGDLDRVPPEAAREPVLEGHVKSTMMSPADLVAYLIGWNQQVLTWHRCRAAGLPDQLPAPGIKWNELGLLAQRYYAEHQNDSWDSLRTQLVDAKNRIVTLIQSYSNDDLYGEPWYGKWTMGRMISFNTSSPYTNARGRIRAWLATL
- a CDS encoding C40 family peptidase; this translates as MNVGMLVAAGTVGSTEVVTGVTGARCGGGSAISRMAARMTPARRALSSLSSLGRGQNGHRGASGAEQQVNALFGQGRAPNGTIERAIAFAKAQLGEPYRLGANGPDVWDCSSLVQKAYASAGVSLPRTTYEQIGVGMPVSRSDIRAGDIILQNFSAPGVPEHVALAVSPTMQIEAPNSREVVKYSPIPSGPIVVKRVA
- a CDS encoding PLP-dependent cysteine synthase family protein → MSEPGCTASRPRPRRWVDNAVRLIEADSKRSADTHLLRYPLPAGWREEVDVALYLKDESTHITGSLKHRLARSLFLYGLCNGWIGEGTTIIEASSGSTAVSEAYFAALLGLPFIAVVPASTSGSKIALIEAQGGRCHFVAESSQVYAEAHRLAEETGGHYLDQFTNAERATDWRGNNNIAESIYEQMRLEPHPVPEWIVVGAGTGGTSATIGRYIRYRRHATQLCVVDPENSAFFPGYAQGRDDVVTGASSRIEGIGRPRVEPSFLPGVVDRMIAVPDSGSVAAAHHASRVLGRRVGPSTGTNLWGAFQLLAEMVAHGRSGSVVTLLADSGDRYADTYFDADWLSAQGLDTSESSEVLSEFERSGSWS
- the eccB gene encoding type VII secretion protein EccB, with the translated sequence MAEQQEPDQNATSGGSRWRGRGLGYATRVQVTAHQFNARRAVTALTRWYVGMESDQHRRQSMAHLAGATVVVVICLGALFWSFLRPAGSAGQSKIIADQNTNALYVRVGDTLRPVLNLASARLIAGSADNPVRVRNSEIESRPRGTLVGIPGAPDQLAVTSPPKSSWLVCDAVTKAFGAGAPEPVTVTVIDGQPDLSDRRRVLDPQDAVLLRYDDGVWLIRDGRRSKVDPAQRPVLLALGVSADNISSARPMSKALFDAIPVGSALSVPMIPKLGEPAGFPKAPGPVGTVVSTPQVGGDLTYSVVLANGMQTVSPVVAQILQNANGTGAGMPVLAGPALADLPVTDSLDVSAYPDQRLRLVDTEANPATCWWWQKTIGEGRAQTSLVSGPTVPIAADKVDRVVARAKPDPSGALADKVYFGPDAANYVASTGNDPAAATVETQWFISEWGARFGVPRDQETERALGFGTATIPAPWVVLKLLTLGPVLSKADAAVTHDILPTDQQPGELRQPK
- a CDS encoding metallophosphoesterase, whose product is MSVKKAAAVTAGSLVAGIGYASLIERNAFVLREATMPVLAPGSSPLRVLHLSDLHMRPNQRRKQAWLRDLARLEPDLVVNTGDNLAHPKAVPAVVQSLSDLLSAPGLFVFGSNDYFAPRLKNPLNYVTNPQHRTHGEPLPWQDLRAAFTERGWLDMTHIRRDIEVAGLHISVAGVDDPHLKRDRYDTIAGRANGAANLTLGLTHSPEPRVLDRFAADGYQLVLAGHTHGGQLCLPFYGAIVTNCELDRSRAKGASKWGSHMQLHVSAGIGTSPFAPVRFCCRPEATLLTLVAAPTGGGHVGIRAGQSSPTVSAR